AATCGCCGAAGAATGGTGAGATCACTGGCTGGCTGAGGCAACGCCAGTTGTTCAGCCTGCCAGCGCCGCCTGAGCCATGCATTCACCCGATCTGCGGAGGATGATAATTCCTGCGAATGCTGATTGATCTGCACAGGGATCTGATTCGTGTGCAGTTCAATACGCCCGGCGGAATTCACGAGCCAGATGACGGCCGAGCAGATACCGACAGAAACGACAGCGACAAGACCCCTCATCCGTTTTCTCCAGTTCCCGATCCACAGGCCACACCGGGTGATGCCACTACCAACTTCGAGTCATGAACGTGCGTTTCTCAGAATGACAACAGAGTATAACTTTTGGCGTTATGGCTGTTCGTATTTCGTTCAGAATGATTGGCGTGCGATCCTGAAAAATCTTCCTGCCGAATAATTTTGTGCATTCGACGTATTACACTCTCAGGAAAACGATGGATGCCGACTCATGACCGTCTTTGCATTACGACCACGTGCAGGATGTTCAGAAAGCTTACTGGCCGTTGTGTTGAAAAACGGGACTGGCTCGCGCAGAAGACCTTAAAACACGACGGTTTCCAGTCGTCCTGCGTGCCTTTCCCGGTTTTTCAACGGACAGTTAAGCAGGCTTATTGGCCGTTGAAAACGAAACAAAGTGCAACCCAATGCGTTGACGAGGACGATTTTCACAGGCCTTTCAGGGTCGGCATTCCCTCGCTGACGCGTCGGGTTTCTTTTAAACGGGCTGCTTACGGATGGACCTGATACGATGACAACCAGATTCCATGTGCGGATGACTGGCATAAATGCGGTTCTCCACTCCGTCTTTCAAACATCTGCCGAAATCTTCTCGAATACGCCTGCGAATTCGGGGGGAGAAAATCGGGATCGGATTGCAACAGTGAGCATTCTTGAGCCGCCTGGTCCTGATCTCCTGAAATTGCCGGTAACACGGCCTGTGTCTGATCAGGTGAGAACTTCCGAGCCTGGTCCCGGTCCATTCCCCGGTATTCGAAAGCCTTTCAGAAGTCTGTGGTGGCTTGTCCACATCAGCTTCGGCGCGATATGTCTGATTCTTATTCTTGCCGTGTTCGCCGCCATCCCGGGGCTGAATCTTCTGACGCTTGGTTACATGCTTGATGGGCAGCGACGAGTTGCACTGTCCGGAAGATTACGAGATGGCTTCCCTTTGATGAAGCTGGCACCCCGCCTTGGCGTTGTCGCGATCTTTACACTGTTGTTTCTGATTCCTGTACGGTTACTGTCGACGATGTGCAACGCTGCGTTAATTGTTCGTGGTGGCACGGATGTTTCGAGTGATGGATTGCTTCTGGGTCTGACCATCCTGAAGACGGTGACTGCGATGCATCTGATTCTTGCAATCATGAACGGAGGAACCGTTGGATGCTTTCTTCGCCCGATTCGAAATGTGCGGCGAATTGGAAAGGCACTGGTCGATCGCACATTCGCCAGTGAACGACAGCACTGGATTGTTGAGGTTTGGGGAATTCTGCGTCCGGCGTACCACTTTATGCTGGGACTGAAAGCCGTGTTGGGGGCTTTCCTCTGGCTGGCAATTCCGACATCGCTTTTAGTCGCCTACTCGGCACCAGGGCGAGTTGCTCCCGGGTTCGCCGTGCTTTCATTCCTTGGTGGGTTACTATTGGTCCTGGTTGCCGGGTGGCTGCCGGCCCTGCAGGTACAGCAGGCCGTCAGCGGCCGATTCATGGATATTTTCCGCCTGCGAATTGCACGCAGCATGATCAGGAATTCTCCGGTGGCATGGTTATTTGCGTCGGTTGTGTTATACGCAATGACGTTGCCTTTGTACCTTGCCAAGATTCGACTCTTACCCTCCGATGCCTTCCTTGTGCTGACTCCGGTCTTTATTGTTGCGATTTATCCGTCACGAATTCTCATTGCAAAGGCTTTTCATCGAAGTCAATCACGCGAACAATCTGCCGGGTTTGGTTTTCGATGGATCGCACGACTGTTAGCCTTTCCCCTTCTTGCTCTGTACGTATTATTCTTATTCCTGACTCCAACGATCAGCGAATTGGGTCGGGCCGCACCGCTGGAAAATCACGCATTCATGAGCCCCGTTCCTTACGGACAATGGGGGAAATGATGTCGTAATCAACGCAATGACAGGTCGGCAGTCCGCCGGATGCTGTCGGGCTAGAATGTTTGGCGAAGATGTCATTTGCTGCACCGGCTGCTTTGGCTCTCACTGCTCTTGCCCTTCCCATCATTGCGTTCTACGTGCTGAAGGTTCGTCTGCGAAGAATCCCTGTTTCGACCAATTTGTTCTGGAAACAGGTCTACGAAGACAAGCCCCCCCGATCCTTATGGCAGAACCTTCGCCATCTCCTGTCGCTGTTTTGTCAGTTGTTTCTGCTGGGGCTGTTAGTACTTGCCGTGGCTGATCCGTACTTATCCGGGCAGGCCCTGCATGCGCGTCGCCTTGTGTTTGTGCTGGATGCATCAGCCAGTATGAAAGCGACCGATGTCAGCCCAACGCGATTCGACGCAGCACGATCTGCAGCCATGGATGTGCTGGATGGATTGCGATTTCGTGATGAAGCTGCCGTGGTCGTGGCGGGCAGCCGTCCCGAAGTTATCCTGGGAATGGCGGGGCATGTCCCCACACTTCGCCGCGCGATCGATTCTGTGCAACCGTCTGATTCTGTCGCTGCGCTCGATCAGGCAATTGAACTGGCAAAGCAACTGATCGGAGATCACGCCAATGGGCAGATCCTTGTCTTCACCGATTCCTGCGCACAGCGCCCCGACAACTCTGTACAGTCTTCGGACTTAACAAATCTTCTTGCCAACGATTCTTCGGTGTCATCGACTTCGGTGGATGCCCAAAATCAGGACGTTGGTAGCTCTGAAGAGCCGGAGAAATCATCCGAAACAGAGCCGGGAATGCCCCCCGTCGTCGTCTATCACACGTTTGCGACGCCAGCTGCCAACATTGGAATCACTCAGTTTCAGGCACGGCGCAGTATGGTGGATCCCATTGGATACGAAGTATTGGTGACTGTCACGAATGCCGCGGATGCTCCAGTGGAGGCGCGGGTTGAACTGGAACTGGACGGGATTACGGTCGATGTGATTCCCTTAAATCTGGCGGCGGAGGAGAGCTGGTCGAAATCCATCGAGAAGACCTCTCTGGAAGGTGGAGTACTCAGGGCTGCACTCACCCGAGTTCAGTCAGAGAGTGCCACCGATGCACGGAACTTAACTGCAGTCGGAGACGGGGCCGGATCCGACAACAATGAACGGAAAAAAGTCGAGCGGGTCGCATCAGTCAACTCGCTGTTGACCGATGACGTCGCCTGGGCACTGATTCCGCCGCGCATTGTGCAGGACGTCGTCATTGTCTCTCCGGGAAGTTTTTTTCTGGAACGAGTGTTCCGGGCAAACCCGCTGGTCAATGTTTCCGTGGTTGATGAGCTTCCCGAAAGCTGGCCAAATGATGCGATATTAGTTTTTCACCGACTCTTGCCATCGACATTGCCGAACAGTCCAGTCATGGTGATTGATCCCGATGCCAGTTGCAATTTGTGGGAGTTGGAGGCTGAGATTGAAAACCCGGTCGTCACCGAACAGGACGACGAATCTCCGCTGATGACGCACATTCGAATGGACAATGTGCTGATGCCCAGCGCGAAGAAGCTGAAGTTTAAACTTCCGGTGCAGGCGCTGGCTTCCACCATTTCGGGCGAACCTGTCTATGCAGCACTGAATCGACCCGGCGGCAGGAAAGGGCTTGTTCTGAATGTAAATCTGGAAAGCAGCGACCTGGCATTTCGTACGGCTTTTCCCATTTTGATCACAAATGCATTAAGCTGGTTTGCCGGGCAAACCGGCGAACTACAACCAGCGATCACCGCCGGGCAAAGCGCTCGACTGCGAAGGGACAATCCTGCTGAAGGCCCGGAAACAAATAATGTTGACAGCCTGGTCACAAAGTCAGGGGCATCGTCGGATCTTGTCCTGATCTCTCCGTCCGATCGGAAGTTTCGCGTGGCGAGCCAGCAGGTCGGACCGTTGGACGAGGTGGGTATCTGGTCTGTGTCGATTCCGCCTTCGAGTCCACCATCCGGGACGGATTCTGGCGAAACAGGGATCATTCGCGGAGGTGAAGGAATAATTCCGGTGCAGCAGTTTGCTGTTAATCTGGCCAGCAGTTCTGAATCGGACCTTCGTCCCGTGACAAGCGGAAACGATGGATCTTCGCCTCTCAATTCATCGTGGCTGACACGGCCTGTGTGGTTCTACCTGGCAGTCTGTGCCTGCGTATTCTGTGTGCTCGAATGGTTCCTTTATCAACGCAGGTTCATTACCTGATCCGCTTCCGTTAAGAGATTATGGCCAACATCTGATTCCATCACCCACGGTCGCAGCCGAGCTGTCCAATGATGCCTTTCGAATTCACTCGCCCCTGGCTCCTGCTGTCGACAATACCGTTGTCCGCCGCTGTCATTTGGTTCTTTCGCAGAAGCCTCAGCGATTTCCCGGCAACTCAGCGCGTCGTGTCGATGCTTACGCGACATGGGATTCTGGTGCTGTTGGTACTTTCTCTTTCCGGCCTGACATGGCTGCAGGAAACCGACCAGCAATTTATCGTGTTGCTGAAGGATAACAGTCTGAGCATTGGTAAAGATGCAAATTCACAGGCACAACAATTTCTGAAGGAAGCCGCTGAGGTTCATCGTGACCACCGCTCCGTTGTTCTCCCGTTTGCCTCAAAGCCCGAGAAGGTGCAATCACTGGAAGATTGGGTCGAACATCAGCCGCAGCCTGCAGGCAGTGGATTGCCGGACACGCCGGATTCTGTTCCTGCGGGTACCGTCCCGGTAAAGATTGAACCAGATGCAAGTGAGGCGGCAGCGATCAGCCGTTTTGAGGCTCTGGACAAACAACTCAACGGAACAGATCTGGCAGGAGCCGTTGAAGCTGCTGCCGGATATATGCCTCCGGGTTATGTGCCACAGATTGTCTTATTGAGCGACGGTAATCAGACAGTGAATGATGCCGTAGCTGCCGCCGCGCAGAGCCGGATTCCGGTGAGTGTGGTTCCACTTGTCGGCATGGCTGAGCCTGAGGTCCAGGTGGCCGAAGTTAATGTTCCTGCGGAGGTCCGTGAAGGAGAGCCGTTCTTTGTCGACGTGGTGGTCCAGTCGAATCACGATGATGAATGTCTTGTGGAAGTGTTTCGCGGCGACCACAAAGTGATCAGTGAGAAGAAGCAGCTCAGCAGTGGATCGAACGCATTCCGTTTTCAGCAGTCCATCGAACGAGATCGCCTTGCGGCATTTACCGTTCGAATCTCCGGCGTGAAGAACGATACGCTGCTCGACAACAACAGTGACGCTGGTCTTGTTTATGCCGCCGGGAAACCTCGCGTGCTGATCATCGAGAGCGATCCGAATTTGATTCGCGAGCTCGCTTATGCTTTGGAGGATGAAGGAATTCAGGTGGATGTTCGGCCGCCGCAGGGCATGCCGGATTCACTGGCCGACCTTCAGAATTACGAATGTTTGATGCTTTCCAACGTCCCGGCGACGGACTTGTCGCAGCAACAGATGCAGGTCGCTCGAACCTGGGTTCAGGACCTGGGGGGTGGGTTCATCATGCTGGGCGGAGAGCAGTCGTTCGGGCTGGGGGGCTACTACAAGAGCACGCTGGAAGAGATCCTTCCGGTTCGCAGTGATTTTGAAAAGGAGAAAGAAAAGCCTTCCCTGGCCATGGTGCTTGTCATCGATAAGTCCGGTTCGATGGACGGTGATCCGATAGAAATGGCCAAGTCTGCTGCCAGATCTGCTGTTGAGCTGCTCGGGCGACGTGATCAGGTCGCAGTGCTGGCGTTCGATGGCGACACCTATGTCAGCAGTGAGATGCAGCCAGCCAGCAATGCCGCAAAAATCAGCGACGAAATCGCTCGAATCGAAGCAGGTGGCGGCACAAATATGTATCCAGCCATGGAAATGTCGTTCGAAATGCTGATGACCGCCTCAGCCAAACTGAAGCACGTCATCCTTCTGACAGACGGAGTGTCCACACCGGGCGATTTTCAGGGCATGGCCCAGCAAATGGCCTCAGCCAAAATTACAGTGTCTGCTGTTGCTGCCGGTGGAGGTGCCGATGCGGCACTGCTGGAAGAGATCGCCCGGATTGGCAAAGGGCGATATTACTTTACGGATGACCCGGCTCAGGTGCCGCAAATCTTCGCGAAAGAAACGGTCACCGCGAGCAAATCGGCCATCGACGAACAGCCGTTCATTCCCATCGTTGTTCGAGCGACGCATGCCCTGGCAGACCTCGATATGGAATCGGCACCGTTTCTGCTCGGCTATGTCATGACTCGTCCCAAGCCTACCAGCGAAGTCATTCTTGCGACCGAAAAGGGAGATCCGTTGCTGGCGTGGTGGCGGTATGGACTTGGTATGACGGCAGCATTCACATCCGATGCAAAATCTCGCTGGGCAGCCGAATGGATGACGTGGCCCGGCTATGGCAAATTCTGGACTCAGGTTATTCGCCAGGTTATGCGGAAGAGTGACGCACGGGGCATACAGATCAACACAGAACGAATCGGTGAGCAGGCTGGCATTTCTGTTGATGCGGTCAATGACGTTGGGCAGTTTCTGAACAATGCTGAAGTGGAAATGACGGTGATTGATCCTCGTCTCCAGCGCCACGTTTCGCAACTTCGGCAAACGGCCCCGGGCCGCTATTCCAGCGATATCCCCCTGCCCCGGTCCGGGTCATATCATATGGAGGTTGCCGTGAAGCAAAATGGGCAGGTGGTCTATCGTCAGTCACGGGGCCTGATACGGGGGTACAGCGATGAACTTCGGATTCGACCGCCTGACGAACAGCTTCTTCGTGAAATAGCGGACGTTTCAGGCGGCAGGTTCAATCCCTCTGCCGCCGACATCTATCAGCCCGCAACCACCACAGCGACGCGTCCGACGCCACTCTGGCCCTGGCTTCTGACAGCCGCGGCCTGGCTGCTGCTTGTCGACGTCGCTCTCCGCCGTATCGACTTCTCCGTCTACATGAAGGAACGTTGAACGTTCCTCAGGAGATGGAACCCGGACTACAGGAAGGGCAATTACAGAGGTTGCGGAGGTGGCTTATCGGAGCCGAACCTTGCAATTCCGGGGTTTCTTCAATCGGGAGTCAGCCATGCGATTGATTGGTTTGTTCCTCATTATGTGTATTTGTTGTCCGTGCATTGTCGCGCAGGTAGTGCCGGAGTCCGGAACGGCCCGTCGTGACAATGCCCTCAGGATGCCCCTCGTCTATTGCGAATCTAGCAGTTTTTTCCGGGAGTGGGCGGGAAAGCATCCAGAGAAGCCCGGTCTCGGGCCATTCCGTGAGAAGGTAACCCTGACAACCGGGTTCTGGATTG
This genomic interval from Planctomycetaceae bacterium contains the following:
- a CDS encoding VWA domain-containing protein, producing MMPFEFTRPWLLLSTIPLSAAVIWFFRRSLSDFPATQRVVSMLTRHGILVLLVLSLSGLTWLQETDQQFIVLLKDNSLSIGKDANSQAQQFLKEAAEVHRDHRSVVLPFASKPEKVQSLEDWVEHQPQPAGSGLPDTPDSVPAGTVPVKIEPDASEAAAISRFEALDKQLNGTDLAGAVEAAAGYMPPGYVPQIVLLSDGNQTVNDAVAAAAQSRIPVSVVPLVGMAEPEVQVAEVNVPAEVREGEPFFVDVVVQSNHDDECLVEVFRGDHKVISEKKQLSSGSNAFRFQQSIERDRLAAFTVRISGVKNDTLLDNNSDAGLVYAAGKPRVLIIESDPNLIRELAYALEDEGIQVDVRPPQGMPDSLADLQNYECLMLSNVPATDLSQQQMQVARTWVQDLGGGFIMLGGEQSFGLGGYYKSTLEEILPVRSDFEKEKEKPSLAMVLVIDKSGSMDGDPIEMAKSAARSAVELLGRRDQVAVLAFDGDTYVSSEMQPASNAAKISDEIARIEAGGGTNMYPAMEMSFEMLMTASAKLKHVILLTDGVSTPGDFQGMAQQMASAKITVSAVAAGGGADAALLEEIARIGKGRYYFTDDPAQVPQIFAKETVTASKSAIDEQPFIPIVVRATHALADLDMESAPFLLGYVMTRPKPTSEVILATEKGDPLLAWWRYGLGMTAAFTSDAKSRWAAEWMTWPGYGKFWTQVIRQVMRKSDARGIQINTERIGEQAGISVDAVNDVGQFLNNAEVEMTVIDPRLQRHVSQLRQTAPGRYSSDIPLPRSGSYHMEVAVKQNGQVVYRQSRGLIRGYSDELRIRPPDEQLLREIADVSGGRFNPSAADIYQPATTTATRPTPLWPWLLTAAAWLLLVDVALRRIDFSVYMKER
- a CDS encoding VWA domain-containing protein gives rise to the protein MSFAAPAALALTALALPIIAFYVLKVRLRRIPVSTNLFWKQVYEDKPPRSLWQNLRHLLSLFCQLFLLGLLVLAVADPYLSGQALHARRLVFVLDASASMKATDVSPTRFDAARSAAMDVLDGLRFRDEAAVVVAGSRPEVILGMAGHVPTLRRAIDSVQPSDSVAALDQAIELAKQLIGDHANGQILVFTDSCAQRPDNSVQSSDLTNLLANDSSVSSTSVDAQNQDVGSSEEPEKSSETEPGMPPVVVYHTFATPAANIGITQFQARRSMVDPIGYEVLVTVTNAADAPVEARVELELDGITVDVIPLNLAAEESWSKSIEKTSLEGGVLRAALTRVQSESATDARNLTAVGDGAGSDNNERKKVERVASVNSLLTDDVAWALIPPRIVQDVVIVSPGSFFLERVFRANPLVNVSVVDELPESWPNDAILVFHRLLPSTLPNSPVMVIDPDASCNLWELEAEIENPVVTEQDDESPLMTHIRMDNVLMPSAKKLKFKLPVQALASTISGEPVYAALNRPGGRKGLVLNVNLESSDLAFRTAFPILITNALSWFAGQTGELQPAITAGQSARLRRDNPAEGPETNNVDSLVTKSGASSDLVLISPSDRKFRVASQQVGPLDEVGIWSVSIPPSSPPSGTDSGETGIIRGGEGIIPVQQFAVNLASSSESDLRPVTSGNDGSSPLNSSWLTRPVWFYLAVCACVFCVLEWFLYQRRFIT